One region of Polypterus senegalus isolate Bchr_013 chromosome 11, ASM1683550v1, whole genome shotgun sequence genomic DNA includes:
- the LOC120538622 gene encoding paraneoplastic antigen Ma1-like: MDVYEIITWCKEKNGALENVVVLSNVPLDITDTVIYRVLDTVKGTGKTKVHGRCSDKAGREQFVLVEISKRVSEISFPVFIGIPDEVGPWSTQVLSVTSISSGSSKGEEFHTKLMSFLKKEGKSLADIQDVASPALTLNTELVSTINSLVQKCQTASPVEAQNYRKLRTFSGLTPTPNGEEDYEVWAEHTTHILEEWQCSDNVKKQRLVECLRGPAADIVRFAKVENPSATSCDYLKALDTAFGPTENASDLMVKFRNTFQEKGEKLSVYIIKLDKLLHSVLRKGGLKSSELNRLRIEQIIRGLFQMTWWHLG, from the coding sequence ATGGATGTATATGAGATTATTACTTGGTGTAAAGAGAAGAATGGTGCGCttgaaaatgttgttgttttaagcaaTGTGCCACTGGACATTACAGACACAGTTATATATAGGGTGCTAGACACAGTTAAGGGAACTGGCAAGACAAAAGTGCATGGTCGATGCAGTGATAAAGCAGGTAGGGAGCAATTTGTCTTAGTAGAGATTTCTAAAAGGGTTTCTGAAATTTCTTTCCCAGTTTTTATTGGAATTCCTGATGAAGTAGGCCCATGGTCCACTCAAGTACTTAGTGTTACATCCATTTCATCTGGAAGTAGTAAAGGTGAAGAGTTCCATACTAAGCTTATGTCTTTCTTGAAAAAAGAGGGAAAATCTTTAGCTGACATACAGGATGTAGCTTCCCCAGCTCTCACACTTAACACTGAGTTAGTTAGCACAATTAATTCACTAGTTCAGAAATGCCAAACTGCCTCACCAGTAGAAGCACAGAATTATAGGAAACTGCGCACATTTTCTGGACTGACTCCTACACCAAATGGGGAGGAAGACTATGAGGTATGGGCTGAACATACTACACATATTCTTGAAGAATGGCAGTGTTCTGACAATGTGAAGAAACAGAGACTAGTGGAATGTCTTAGAGGGCCCGCTGCAGATATTGTGaggtttgcgaaggttgaaaatCCTTCAGCTACTTCTTGTGACTACCTGAAGGCTCTAGATACAGCATTTGGTCCTACAGAGAATGCATCTGATCTGATGGTGAAGTTCAGAAATACCTTCCAAGAAAAAGGGGAAAAGCTCTCTGTGTATATAATCAAGCTAGATAAGCTACTACACAGTGTTCTGCGAAAAGGGGGACTGAAGTCTTCTGAATTGAATCGCCTTCGTATTGAGCAAATAATTCGAGGGCTCTTCCAGATGACATGGTGGCACTTAGGTTGA